A portion of the Adhaeribacter radiodurans genome contains these proteins:
- the nudK gene encoding GDP-mannose pyrophosphatase NudK: MNEKVKIRQTEVLSDNWYTLRKVTYDYLTDEGAWQTQSREAYDRGNGATILLYNKEQKTVILTRQFRLPTYVNGNPTGMLIEACAGLLDKDNPEECIKRETEEETGYKVSEVRKIFEAYMSPGSVTEILYFFVAEYAKEMKVNEGGGVEHEQENIEVLELPLDEALQMIKTGEIKDAKTIMLLQYAKLENLLG, encoded by the coding sequence ATGAATGAAAAAGTAAAAATCCGGCAAACCGAAGTATTATCTGATAATTGGTACACCCTGCGAAAAGTTACCTACGATTATTTAACGGATGAAGGTGCCTGGCAAACCCAAAGCCGCGAAGCCTACGACCGGGGCAATGGCGCCACTATTCTGCTCTATAACAAAGAACAAAAAACGGTAATCTTAACCCGACAATTTCGCTTACCCACTTACGTAAACGGAAACCCAACGGGTATGCTCATTGAAGCCTGCGCCGGTTTGTTGGATAAAGACAACCCCGAAGAATGCATTAAACGCGAAACCGAAGAAGAAACCGGTTACAAAGTTTCGGAAGTACGAAAGATTTTTGAAGCCTACATGTCGCCGGGTTCGGTAACCGAAATCCTGTATTTTTTTGTGGCCGAATATGCTAAGGAAATGAAGGTGAACGAAGGCGGTGGGGTAGAACACGAACAGGAAAACATTGAGGTGCTGGAATTACCCTTAGACGAAGCTCTGCAAATGATTAAAACTGGCGAAATAAAAGACGCTAAAACTATTATGTTATTGCAATACGCTAAACTCGAAAATCTGCTGGGATGA
- a CDS encoding 3'-5' exonuclease, with product MREYLLFIDTEASGLPKNWNAPFSLIGNWPYAVQVSWLIYTRDGQQIKFENHYINEGDFEITPSAFNVHGITHDFLKKQGESRRSILTLLADDLQHYQPLVVGHFMKFDASVLGADYYRIGWKNPLDLLPTFCTMEATTSYVRNPRIKYLRLGDLYYILFKNNLEQQHNALVDVRATADCFFELVKRCEIDLPAILQQEIKQKPTPATLEIKTPPQRIKYGIVAFILFLLTLLLYYWL from the coding sequence GTGAGAGAATACTTACTATTTATTGATACCGAAGCTTCCGGACTACCTAAAAATTGGAACGCCCCGTTTTCCTTAATAGGTAACTGGCCGTACGCGGTACAGGTATCCTGGTTAATTTACACGCGAGATGGACAGCAAATAAAATTTGAAAATCACTACATCAACGAAGGCGATTTCGAGATTACTCCTTCAGCTTTTAACGTGCATGGCATTACCCATGATTTTTTAAAAAAACAAGGCGAAAGCAGAAGATCAATTTTAACATTATTGGCAGATGATTTACAGCATTATCAACCGCTGGTAGTGGGTCATTTTATGAAATTTGATGCTTCGGTACTGGGTGCGGATTATTACCGGATTGGCTGGAAAAACCCACTAGATCTTCTGCCGACCTTCTGTACGATGGAAGCTACTACTTCTTACGTGCGAAACCCCCGGATAAAATATTTGCGGCTGGGCGATTTGTATTACATTCTTTTTAAAAATAATTTAGAACAACAACACAATGCGCTGGTAGATGTCCGGGCCACCGCCGATTGCTTTTTTGAACTGGTAAAAAGGTGCGAAATTGATCTGCCTGCCATTTTGCAGCAGGAAATAAAACAAAAACCAACACCAGCCACCCTGGAAATAAAAACTCCTCCCCAAAGAATAAAATACGGTATTGTTGCTTTCATTTTATTTTTGTTAACTCTTTTACTGTATTATTGGCTATGA
- a CDS encoding DUF4184 family protein: MPFTFSHPAIVLPLTLLLRKWYSLTGLVIGSLTPDFEYFYQFSISLTKTQIQQS, encoded by the coding sequence ATGCCTTTTACTTTCTCTCATCCAGCGATTGTGCTACCCTTGACTCTGCTGCTCCGTAAATGGTACTCGCTCACTGGACTAGTAATTGGAAGCCTTACCCCTGACTTCGAGTATTTTTACCAGTTTAGTATTTCACTTACCAAAACACAAATACAGCAAAGTTGA
- a CDS encoding alkaline phosphatase family protein, with protein MRNKALFLVLGFLCLSNHPLLAQKKLKTENVVLVTLDGFRWRELFTGADEDLISEKDFVSDEKALKSKFWDDDALVRRKKLLPFIWTTIATQGQIYGNRKHDNKVNVDNRHRFSYPGYNEILTGFTDDRRVDSNDKKDNPNKSVLEFINQQKGFRKKVAAFSSWDVFPYILNVKRSGLLVNAGFDTARGPHLSSREKFLNRLQAQVPSPWSSVRLDAFTHHYALEHLRKNSPRVLYLAYGETDDFAHNGNYEAYLKSAHQTDAFIKDLWTWLQRSPKYRNKTTLVITTDHGRGNTRKSWQNHGSNIGEADETWFIAIGPDTKALGEVKQPAQYYTKQLAQTITTLLGLPYTSDQPAGEPVKTVINQ; from the coding sequence ATGCGTAATAAAGCTTTGTTCCTGGTTTTAGGCTTTCTTTGTTTAAGTAACCACCCCTTACTGGCCCAAAAAAAATTAAAAACCGAAAATGTTGTTCTAGTTACTTTGGATGGCTTTCGCTGGCGGGAACTGTTTACCGGAGCCGACGAAGATTTAATTTCGGAAAAGGATTTCGTATCGGATGAAAAAGCCCTGAAAAGCAAGTTCTGGGACGATGACGCACTCGTACGTCGCAAAAAATTACTGCCATTTATCTGGACAACCATTGCCACGCAAGGCCAAATTTACGGTAATCGCAAGCACGACAACAAAGTAAACGTAGATAACCGACACCGGTTCTCTTACCCCGGTTATAACGAAATTCTGACCGGTTTTACCGACGACCGCCGGGTAGATAGTAATGATAAAAAAGATAACCCGAATAAAAGCGTACTGGAGTTTATTAACCAACAAAAAGGATTTCGGAAAAAAGTAGCTGCTTTTAGTTCCTGGGATGTTTTCCCGTATATATTAAACGTAAAACGGTCTGGCTTGCTGGTAAATGCTGGTTTCGATACCGCCCGCGGACCGCATCTTTCTTCCCGCGAAAAATTCCTGAACCGGTTGCAGGCTCAGGTACCCAGTCCTTGGTCGAGTGTGCGGTTAGATGCCTTTACCCACCATTACGCTCTGGAACATCTTAGAAAAAATTCACCACGGGTTCTTTACCTGGCTTACGGCGAAACCGACGATTTTGCTCATAATGGCAATTACGAAGCCTATCTAAAATCAGCGCATCAAACGGATGCGTTTATTAAAGACCTTTGGACCTGGTTACAACGCTCACCGAAATACCGCAACAAAACCACTCTAGTAATTACCACCGACCACGGACGAGGAAATACCAGAAAATCCTGGCAAAATCACGGCTCCAACATAGGAGAAGCCGATGAAACTTGGTTCATAGCTATTGGCCCGGATACTAAGGCACTCGGCGAAGTAAAACAACCTGCCCAGTACTACACTAAACAGCTCGCCCAAACCATTACTACTTTATTAGGTCTTCCTTATACCTCTGACCAACCAGCCGGGGAGCCAGTAAAAACCGTAATTAATCAGTAA
- a CDS encoding DUF4406 domain-containing protein has translation MKTDKPLLILVAGPYRSGTNDEPAKIAANVHHMTTVALELYQSGHLPVLGEWFALPLVEAAGSKQIGDEVFNTIFHPIAIRLIDKCDAVLRVGGPSAGADEMVAVGKAKGKLIFYNQADIPVVEG, from the coding sequence ATGAAAACCGATAAACCTTTACTAATATTAGTGGCCGGTCCGTACCGGTCGGGCACTAACGACGAACCCGCTAAAATTGCCGCTAACGTGCATCATATGACTACTGTAGCCCTGGAGCTTTACCAAAGTGGGCACTTGCCGGTTCTGGGCGAGTGGTTTGCCTTACCCTTAGTAGAAGCTGCCGGCTCTAAACAAATCGGCGACGAAGTATTTAATACCATCTTCCACCCGATAGCCATTCGATTAATAGACAAATGCGATGCCGTGCTCCGGGTAGGCGGACCTTCGGCGGGAGCCGACGAAATGGTAGCTGTTGGAAAAGCAAAAGGCAAGCTTATTTTCTATAACCAAGCCGATATACCAGTGGTGGAAGGATAA
- a CDS encoding 3-keto-disaccharide hydrolase, with protein sequence MKKKQLKMSLFVLALAAAGCNQNAKTETATTNEASAPSDSAATDSAGTASASNQAVDLFDGKTLAGWHGYNKTGEVKNWTVMDGALVCLGAAKDAHGGDLVSDKQYSNFELTWDWKVDKGSNSGVMYHVIEDKKYQAPYETGPEYQVMDDIGFPEKLENWQLAGADYAMFPANEKKKLKPVGEWNSSKIIYNNGHVEHWLNDEKIVEFDRNSEAWKKQRAEGKWKDYPDYAKANTGYIALQDHGNKAYYKNIEIKEL encoded by the coding sequence ATGAAAAAAAAACAGCTAAAAATGAGTTTGTTCGTGCTTGCCCTGGCAGCGGCAGGTTGTAACCAAAATGCTAAAACCGAAACTGCTACTACCAACGAAGCCTCCGCTCCCTCTGATTCAGCCGCTACTGATTCAGCCGGAACGGCCAGTGCCTCTAATCAAGCTGTTGATTTGTTCGATGGCAAAACGTTGGCTGGCTGGCACGGCTATAACAAAACCGGCGAAGTAAAAAACTGGACTGTAATGGATGGTGCCCTGGTTTGCCTGGGTGCAGCTAAAGATGCCCACGGCGGTGATCTGGTATCGGATAAACAATACAGTAATTTTGAATTAACCTGGGATTGGAAAGTGGATAAAGGTAGTAACAGCGGGGTAATGTACCATGTTATAGAAGATAAAAAATACCAGGCCCCTTACGAAACCGGTCCCGAATACCAGGTAATGGACGACATTGGTTTTCCGGAAAAATTAGAAAATTGGCAATTAGCCGGTGCCGATTACGCCATGTTCCCGGCCAACGAAAAGAAAAAGCTGAAACCGGTGGGAGAATGGAACAGCAGCAAAATTATTTATAATAATGGCCACGTAGAACATTGGTTAAACGACGAAAAAATTGTGGAATTTGACCGTAACAGCGAAGCCTGGAAAAAACAACGCGCTGAAGGTAAATGGAAAGACTATCCGGATTACGCAAAAGCTAACACCGGTTATATAGCCTTACAGGACCACGGCAACAAAGCATATTATAAAAACATTGAAATCAAGGAGTTATAG
- a CDS encoding sodium:solute symporter family transporter: MSKFATIDYVIFFVYFIVVSGYGYWVYRRDRNVNADSKDYFLAEGTLTWWAIGASLIASNISAEQFIGMSGNGFVVGIAVAAYEWIAAIALIIVAVWFIPVYLKNRIFTMPQFLQNRYNSTVALIMAIFWLFLYVFVNLTSILYLGALAINNLAGGANFHLIVIALAIFAIIITLGGMNVIGYTDVIQVTVLILGGLATTYTALTLVSEKFGLGSDVIAGFNALLRDSPEHFRMIIDKPGPNSSQADINKYLMLPGIAMYFAGIWIVNLNYWGCNQYITQRALGANLETARTGILFAGLLKLMMPIIVMLPGIAAYVLYKNGSLQEEMAPGGVFNADNAYSAILGFLPTGMKGLSLAALTAAIVASLAGKANSISTIFTLDIYKKYINPTSDEKNLIRIGKITIIVAMLFSIFLTWDDLLGIGGEGGFTFIQKYTGFISPGVFAMFLLGMFWKRTTGTAAVAGLLTGFILSVIFNNYAPAWFGNETFLYTAYPNGKGGYEIPFQICMGLAFLFTMIVMIALSLAGPKVNPKAFELDKTMFRVSKPTLALIVITMLLITVLYVRFW, encoded by the coding sequence ATGAGCAAATTCGCTACCATTGATTACGTTATTTTTTTCGTCTACTTTATTGTAGTATCCGGTTATGGCTACTGGGTTTACCGGCGCGACCGCAACGTAAACGCCGACAGTAAAGATTATTTCCTGGCCGAAGGAACCCTTACCTGGTGGGCCATTGGCGCTTCTTTAATTGCTTCTAACATTTCAGCGGAGCAATTTATTGGTATGAGCGGGAATGGTTTTGTGGTAGGTATTGCCGTGGCCGCTTACGAGTGGATTGCTGCCATTGCTTTAATTATTGTGGCTGTCTGGTTTATTCCGGTATACCTTAAAAACCGGATTTTTACGATGCCGCAGTTTTTGCAGAACCGCTACAACAGCACCGTAGCTTTAATTATGGCTATTTTCTGGCTGTTCCTGTACGTTTTTGTAAACTTAACGTCTATTTTATACTTGGGAGCATTAGCCATTAATAATTTGGCTGGTGGCGCTAATTTTCATTTGATTGTAATTGCCTTAGCCATATTTGCTATTATTATCACGCTGGGCGGGATGAATGTGATTGGTTATACCGATGTAATACAAGTAACCGTGTTGATTTTGGGAGGTTTGGCTACTACTTATACTGCTTTAACACTGGTAAGCGAAAAGTTTGGTTTAGGTAGCGATGTGATTGCCGGTTTTAACGCTCTCTTGCGAGACTCGCCGGAACACTTCCGGATGATTATTGATAAACCTGGACCGAATTCATCACAAGCCGATATTAATAAATACCTGATGCTACCCGGTATTGCCATGTATTTTGCCGGTATCTGGATTGTAAACCTGAACTACTGGGGTTGTAATCAATACATCACTCAACGGGCTTTGGGCGCTAACTTAGAAACTGCCCGTACCGGTATTTTATTTGCCGGTTTATTAAAGTTAATGATGCCTATTATTGTAATGTTGCCGGGTATTGCGGCTTACGTGTTGTACAAGAATGGTTCTTTGCAGGAAGAAATGGCGCCGGGTGGGGTATTCAACGCCGATAATGCTTACTCCGCTATTCTGGGCTTTTTACCAACCGGCATGAAAGGTTTGTCTTTAGCGGCATTAACGGCAGCTATAGTGGCCTCGCTGGCTGGTAAAGCCAATAGTATTTCCACCATCTTTACTCTGGATATTTATAAAAAGTACATCAACCCAACATCCGACGAGAAAAACTTAATTCGGATTGGTAAAATTACTATTATCGTGGCCATGCTGTTCTCTATTTTCCTGACTTGGGACGATTTACTAGGCATTGGCGGCGAAGGTGGATTTACTTTTATTCAGAAGTATACCGGTTTCATCAGTCCGGGAGTATTTGCCATGTTTTTACTAGGTATGTTCTGGAAACGTACTACGGGCACCGCAGCAGTAGCAGGTTTGCTAACCGGGTTTATTTTATCGGTAATCTTTAACAACTACGCCCCAGCCTGGTTTGGTAACGAAACTTTCCTGTACACGGCTTATCCCAACGGCAAAGGTGGCTATGAAATTCCGTTCCAGATTTGTATGGGCTTAGCCTTTCTGTTTACCATGATTGTCATGATTGCGCTCAGCTTAGCTGGTCCAAAAGTAAATCCAAAAGCCTTCGAACTTGATAAAACCATGTTCCGGGTTTCTAAACCTACTTTAGCTTTAATTGTAATTACGATGTTACTCATCACGGTGCTGTACGTTCGGTTCTGGTAA
- a CDS encoding DUF294 nucleotidyltransferase-like domain-containing protein, whose translation MTDRFQVLKNAVPFNLLPDEVLMGVVDLLEEVKYTKDTTVYHQEVSKLRGVDIIAAGEYESFFYDSAQNKRLLEHHRTGYCYGGISVLLNRRKSLRTVIAKKGTVVYFLHRRDFRALCQAYDAFFHFFTTDYGKRMLNDEFAHFAKRPAAFEESYIASEQLYSRKIESLEYREIVACPPETPVYQVAQMMAEHKVSCSFVEEEPGKIIGFVTDITLRDNVVAKQADAQQPVKSFMDNPIVTINAQAYIYEAILLMFQTNTRYLLVEQNGQFKGFLSRNRLLSEQAQSPFMFIQSVKLALSLDELKGKWQKVPEIVTQLLSRGVNAEIVNQVITTVADTIALKVIQGVLDEMGTPPAKFVFMVLGSEGRKEQTLKTDQDNAIIYEDKANEQRELVREYFLKFADLISERLDKIGFSFCTGGLMAKNPKWTHSLSHWKRNYESWMQEIVPETVMNFSTFFDCRYLYGEKAIMDELQSFLNQELQKPMEQLYFHLAKNALQYEPPLTFFRNIRTFTVGSQEVFNIKKAMTPIVDLVRVYALQNRIFVTNTGERLAALKEKGIFTEKQYLELIQSYYYLMSVRLKKQANQITRDKAEPENYMDVRSLTKIEQVTIIEIFKIIKDFQAGIRLKFTNNLFG comes from the coding sequence ATGACCGACCGATTTCAAGTTCTAAAAAACGCTGTTCCCTTTAACTTATTACCAGATGAGGTATTAATGGGAGTAGTGGATTTGCTGGAAGAAGTAAAGTATACCAAAGACACAACCGTTTACCATCAGGAAGTGAGTAAGCTGCGGGGAGTTGATATTATAGCAGCCGGCGAATACGAATCTTTCTTTTACGATAGCGCCCAAAATAAACGTTTATTGGAGCATCACCGGACCGGGTATTGTTACGGTGGTATTTCGGTGTTGCTTAACCGCCGCAAATCCCTGCGTACGGTTATTGCCAAAAAAGGAACTGTAGTTTATTTCTTGCACCGCCGAGATTTCCGGGCACTTTGCCAGGCTTACGACGCATTTTTTCATTTTTTCACTACTGATTACGGCAAGCGCATGCTCAACGATGAGTTTGCGCATTTTGCGAAACGCCCGGCGGCTTTCGAAGAAAGTTACATTGCCTCGGAGCAACTATATTCCCGCAAAATTGAAAGCCTGGAATACCGCGAAATAGTGGCGTGCCCGCCAGAAACGCCTGTGTACCAGGTAGCGCAAATGATGGCTGAGCATAAAGTAAGTTGTTCGTTTGTGGAGGAAGAACCCGGAAAAATCATTGGTTTTGTAACCGATATTACCCTCCGCGATAATGTAGTAGCCAAACAAGCCGATGCGCAGCAACCGGTTAAAAGCTTCATGGACAATCCTATTGTCACCATTAATGCCCAGGCTTATATCTACGAAGCTATTTTGCTCATGTTCCAGACGAATACCCGCTATTTATTGGTGGAGCAAAACGGACAATTTAAGGGTTTCCTGAGCCGCAACCGCTTGTTAAGCGAACAGGCGCAATCGCCGTTCATGTTTATTCAATCGGTAAAACTAGCGCTGTCACTGGATGAATTAAAAGGTAAGTGGCAAAAAGTACCCGAAATAGTAACGCAGCTCTTAAGCCGAGGCGTGAACGCCGAAATTGTGAACCAGGTAATTACCACGGTAGCTGATACCATTGCTTTAAAAGTAATTCAGGGCGTGCTGGACGAAATGGGTACGCCGCCGGCGAAGTTTGTTTTTATGGTATTGGGCAGCGAAGGCCGTAAAGAACAAACTTTAAAAACGGACCAGGACAATGCGATTATTTACGAAGACAAAGCTAACGAGCAACGTGAACTGGTGCGGGAGTATTTTCTAAAATTTGCCGATTTAATTTCAGAACGATTAGATAAAATAGGCTTTAGTTTTTGCACGGGTGGTCTTATGGCGAAAAATCCGAAGTGGACGCATTCTTTGTCGCACTGGAAACGCAATTACGAAAGCTGGATGCAGGAAATTGTACCCGAAACGGTGATGAATTTCTCTACTTTTTTCGATTGCCGCTACTTGTACGGTGAAAAAGCTATTATGGACGAATTGCAATCTTTCCTGAACCAGGAACTGCAGAAACCCATGGAGCAACTTTACTTTCACCTAGCCAAGAATGCTTTGCAATACGAACCGCCGCTTACATTTTTCCGGAATATCAGAACATTTACCGTAGGTAGCCAGGAGGTTTTTAATATTAAAAAAGCCATGACACCCATCGTGGATTTGGTGCGGGTATACGCGTTACAAAATCGTATTTTTGTTACCAATACCGGCGAGCGACTGGCGGCTTTAAAAGAAAAAGGCATTTTCACAGAAAAGCAGTATCTGGAACTGATTCAATCGTATTATTACCTGATGAGTGTTCGCCTGAAAAAACAAGCCAACCAGATTACGCGCGACAAAGCCGAACCTGAAAATTACATGGACGTGCGCAGCCTCACCAAAATTGAACAGGTAACGATTATCGAAATTTTTAAAATTATTAAAGATTTCCAGGCCGGAATAAGATTGAAGTTTACGAATAATCTTTTTGGTTGA